The Triticum aestivum cultivar Chinese Spring chromosome 7B, IWGSC CS RefSeq v2.1, whole genome shotgun sequence genome window below encodes:
- the LOC123155632 gene encoding pentatricopeptide repeat-containing protein At1g03540 produces the protein MPPPRITLSAPHRDVLRLLDAQDLPAAARLAAAHASSPLSLAAVLLRHPPPRLGYCLHARAARAGLLNDRYLANALLAFYVRLPRHLPHALRAFDDLPQRDVVAHSSILAAFLRAGLPRRALQSLRSMAAGADGVSPNAHAFSAAVKACAVLHDSSAGACVHGSILVRGFSDDDIVLSALVDMYGHAASPGDARKAFEEMRAPDGICYTSLLSAFVRNDWFEEAVRWFRTMVMTNGVELDGCTFGSMMTALGNLKRVRQGHEAHAQVLTRGLCGNVIVESSTLDMYAKCGAMLEARKVFDKMQVRNAVSWCALLGGYCNNTDYEKVLVLFRQMDRECDDSYSLGTILRACAGLSSVKPGKEIHCRFLRSGGWRDVVVESALVDLYAKCGSVDYAYRVFEASSVRNTITWNAMIGGFAQNGHAEHAINLFNRMVSEGAKPDYVSFIGVLFACNHTGMVEQGRNYFKSMSKDYGIAPGIEHYNCIVDLLSRVELLEEAEDLINKSPFRDDSSLWAPILGASSTHSNPDVAERVAKKMMELKPQYHLSYVLLENVYRTVGRWEDALEIRRLMRSRKVEKEPGMSWIDVNRSKQHMSNVNGAPSELVASEDIITYDN, from the coding sequence ATGCCACCACCGAGGATCACCTTGTCCGCGCCCCACCGCGACGTGCTCCGCCTCCTCGACGCCCAGGATCTACCCGCCGCGGCGCGCCTCGCGGCCGCGCACGCCTCGTcccccctctccctcgccgccgTCCTGCTCCGCCACCCGCCGCCACGTCTCGGGTACTGCCTCCACGCccgcgccgcgcgcgcgggtcTCCTCAACGACCGCTACCTCGCCAACGCCCTCCTCGCCTTCTACGTCCGCCTCCCGCGCCACCTCCCCCACGCGCTCAGGGCGTTCGACGACCTCCCTCAGCGCGACGTCGTCGCGCACTCCTCCATCCTCGCCGCGTTCCTCCGCGCGGGGCTTCCCCGCCGCGCGCTCCAGTCGCTCAGGTCCATGGCCGCCGGCGCGGACGGTGTCTCACCCAACGCCCACGCATTCTCCGCCGCCGTCAAGGCCTGCGCTGTGCTCCACGACAGCAGCGCGGGCGCCTGCGTCCACGGGAGCATCCTTGTCCGCGGATTCAGCGACGACGACATCGTGCTGAGTGCGCTAGTCGACATGTACGGCCATGCGGCTTCGCCAGGTGATGCACGGAAGGCGTTCGAGGAAATGCGCGCCCCTGATGGGATATGCTACACGTCGCTGTTATCAGCATTTGTGCGGAACGATTGGTTTGAGGAGGCTGTGAGATGGTTCCGGACTATGGTCATGACGAATGGGGTTGAGCTGGATGGCTGCACATTTGGTTCAATGATGACAGCGCTAGGAAACTTGAAGAGGGTGAGGCAGGGCCACGAGGCGCATGCTCAGGTACTGACCCGTGGTCTTTGTGGGAATGTGATTGTGGAGAGCAGCACGCTCGACATGTACGCCAAGTGCGGGGCGATGTTGGAGGCACGCAAGGTGTTTGACAAGATGCAGGTCAGGAATGCAGTTTCATGGTGTGCGTTGCTTGGAGGTTATTGCAATAACACGGACTACGAGAAGGTTCTTGTGCTGTTTCGACAGATGGATAGGGAATGCGACGACTCATATAGCTTGGGGACTATTCTAAGGGCATGTGCTGGCCTATCTTCTGTAAAGCCAGGAAAAGAGATCCATTGCCGGTTTCTGAGGAGTGGAGGCTGGAGAGATGTGGTTGTTGAGTCTGCACTTGTAGACCTTTATGCAAAATGTGGCTCTGTAGACTATGCTTATAGAGTTTTTGAAGCAAGCAGTGTCCGTAACACAATTACTTGGAATGCCATGATCGGCGGCTTCGCTCAGAATGGCCATGCTGAGCACGCTATCAATTTGTTCAATCGGATGGTCAGCGAAGGGGCGAAACCCGACTACGTCAGTTTCATTGGTGTTCTTTTTGCGTGTAATCATACTGGAATGGTTGAGCAAGGACGGAACTACTTCAAATCTATGAGCAAAGACTATGGCATTGCCCCCGGAATCGAACACTACAATTGCATTGTTGATCTTCTCAGCAGAGTAGAACTTCTGGAGGAGGCTGAAGATCTGATAAACAAGTCACCTTTCAGAGATGATTCGTCCTTGTGGGCACCAATCCTTGGTGCTTCTTCCACACATTCAAACCCAGATGTAGCAGAAAGGGTTGCCAAGAAAATGATGGAGTTAAAGCCTCAGTACCACTTGAGCTACGTTCTTCTTGAAAATGTGTACAGAACAGTTGGACGGTGGGAAGATGCTTTAGAGATAAGGAGGCTGATGAGATCAAGAAAGGTCGAAAAGGAGCCCGGAATGAGCTGGATTGATGTAAACAGAAGCAAACAACATATGTCAAATGTTAATGGGGCACCTTCAGAACTAGTAGCCTCTGAGGACATCATCACATATGACAACTGA